Proteins encoded together in one Staphylococcus aureus window:
- the pcrA gene encoding DNA helicase PcrA, whose amino-acid sequence MNALLNHMNTEQSEAVKTTEGPLLIMAGAGSGKTRVLTHRIAYLLDEKDVSPYNVLAITFTNKAAREMKERVQKLVGDQAEVIWMSTFHSMCVRILRRDADRIGIERNFTIIDPTDQKSVIKDVLKNENIDSKKFEPRMFIGAISNLKNELKTPADAQKEATDYHSQMVATVYSGYQRQLSRNEALDFDDLIMTTINLFERVPEVLEYYQNKFQYIHVDEYQDTNKAQYTLVKLLASKFKNLCVVGDSDQSIYGWRGADIQNILSFEKDYPEANTIFLEQNYRSTKTILNAANEVIKNNSERKPKGLWTANTNGEKIHYYEAMTERDEAEFVIREIMKHQRNGKKYQDMAILYRTNAQSRVLEETFMKSNMPYTMVGGQKFYDRKEIKDLLSYLRIIANSNDDISLQRIINVPKRGVGPSSVEKVQNYALQNNISMFDALGEADFIGLSKKVTQECLNFYELIQSLIKEQEFLEIHEIVDEVLQKSGYREMLERENTLESRSRLENIDEFMSVPKDYEENTPLEEQSLINFLTDLSLVADIDEADTENGVTLMTMHSAKGLEFPIVFIMGMEESLFPHIRAIKSEDDHEMQEERRICYVAITRAEEVLYITHATSRMLFGRPQSNMPSRFLKEIPESLLENHSSGKRQTIQPKAKPFAKRGFSQRTTSTKKQVLSSDWNVGDKVMHKAWGEGMVSNVNEKNGSIELDIIFKSQGPKRLLAQFAPIEKKED is encoded by the coding sequence ATGAATGCGTTATTAAATCATATGAATACAGAGCAAAGTGAAGCTGTAAAGACAACAGAAGGACCATTGTTAATTATGGCAGGTGCTGGTTCAGGGAAGACACGTGTTTTAACACATAGAATTGCTTATTTATTAGACGAAAAAGATGTCTCACCATACAATGTTTTGGCTATTACTTTTACAAATAAAGCTGCAAGAGAAATGAAAGAACGTGTTCAAAAATTAGTAGGTGATCAAGCAGAAGTTATTTGGATGTCAACATTCCACTCAATGTGTGTTCGTATTTTACGTCGTGATGCAGATCGAATTGGTATAGAACGCAATTTTACGATAATTGATCCTACAGACCAAAAATCTGTTATTAAAGACGTCTTAAAAAATGAAAATATTGATAGTAAAAAGTTTGAACCTCGTATGTTTATCGGTGCGATCAGTAATTTGAAAAATGAACTTAAAACACCTGCAGATGCTCAAAAAGAAGCCACAGATTATCACTCGCAAATGGTAGCAACGGTTTATAGTGGATATCAACGCCAATTGTCACGTAATGAAGCGTTAGATTTTGATGACCTTATTATGACAACGATTAACTTATTTGAGCGTGTACCAGAAGTTCTAGAATATTATCAGAACAAATTCCAATATATTCATGTAGATGAGTATCAAGATACTAATAAAGCACAATACACATTAGTTAAATTATTAGCAAGTAAGTTTAAAAACTTATGTGTTGTAGGTGACTCAGATCAGTCAATTTATGGTTGGCGTGGTGCTGATATTCAAAATATCTTATCATTTGAAAAAGACTATCCAGAAGCGAATACAATCTTTTTAGAGCAAAATTATCGTTCGACGAAAACGATTTTAAATGCGGCTAACGAAGTGATTAAAAATAATTCTGAACGTAAGCCAAAAGGACTGTGGACTGCAAATACGAATGGTGAGAAAATTCATTACTATGAAGCAATGACGGAACGTGATGAAGCGGAATTTGTAATACGAGAAATTATGAAGCATCAACGTAATGGTAAGAAATATCAAGATATGGCAATTTTATATAGAACGAATGCACAATCACGTGTACTTGAGGAAACATTCATGAAATCTAATATGCCATACACAATGGTTGGTGGCCAAAAGTTCTATGACCGTAAAGAAATCAAAGATTTATTAAGTTATTTGCGTATAATTGCCAATAGTAATGATGACATTAGTTTGCAACGTATTATTAATGTTCCAAAAAGAGGTGTAGGTCCTTCATCTGTTGAAAAAGTTCAAAACTATGCACTTCAAAACAATATCAGTATGTTTGATGCACTTGGAGAAGCTGATTTTATCGGATTGTCAAAAAAGGTGACACAAGAGTGTCTTAATTTTTACGAGTTAATCCAAAGCTTGATAAAAGAACAAGAATTTTTAGAAATTCATGAAATAGTTGATGAAGTATTACAAAAGTCTGGCTATCGAGAAATGCTTGAACGTGAAAATACATTAGAATCTCGAAGTAGATTAGAAAACATCGATGAATTTATGTCAGTACCAAAAGACTATGAGGAAAATACCCCATTAGAAGAACAGTCATTAATTAACTTTTTAACGGATTTATCGTTAGTAGCTGATATTGATGAGGCAGATACTGAAAATGGCGTAACACTAATGACGATGCACTCGGCTAAGGGCCTTGAATTTCCAATTGTCTTTATAATGGGGATGGAAGAATCTTTATTCCCACATATTAGAGCGATTAAGAGTGAAGATGATCATGAAATGCAAGAAGAACGTCGTATTTGTTATGTAGCAATTACAAGGGCTGAAGAGGTGTTATATATCACTCATGCGACATCAAGAATGTTATTTGGTCGCCCTCAGTCAAATATGCCATCCAGATTTTTAAAGGAAATTCCAGAATCACTATTAGAAAATCATTCAAGTGGCAAACGACAAACGATACAACCTAAGGCAAAACCTTTTGCTAAACGCGGATTTAGTCAACGAACAACGTCAACGAAAAAACAAGTATTGTCATCTGATTGGAATGTAGGTGACAAAGTGATGCATAAAGCCTGGGGAGAAGGCATGGTGAGTAATGTAAACGAGAAAAATGGCTCAATCGAACTAGATATTATCTTTAAATCACAAGGGCCAAAACGTTTGTTAGCGCAATTTGCACCAATTGAAAAAAAGGAGGATTAA
- a CDS encoding heptaprenylglyceryl phosphate synthase, translating to MYDIKKWRHIFKLDPAKHISDDDLDAICMSQTDAIMIGGTDDVTEDNVIHLMSRVRRYPLPLVLEISNIESVMPGFDFYFVPTVLNSTDVVFHNGTLLEALKTYGHSIDFEEVIFEGYVVCNADSKVAKHTKANTDLTTEDLEAYAQMVNHMYRLPVMYIEYSGIYGDVSKVQAVSEHLTETQLFYGGGISSEQQATEMAAIADTIIVGDIIYKDIKKALKTVKIKESSK from the coding sequence ATGTATGACATTAAAAAATGGCGCCATATTTTTAAATTAGACCCAGCTAAACATATTTCAGATGATGATTTAGATGCGATTTGTATGTCTCAAACAGATGCAATTATGATTGGTGGAACTGATGACGTTACTGAAGATAATGTCATTCATTTAATGAGCAGAGTAAGAAGATACCCATTGCCTTTAGTACTTGAAATATCAAACATCGAAAGTGTAATGCCTGGTTTTGATTTTTATTTTGTACCTACAGTACTGAACAGTACAGATGTTGTATTTCACAATGGTACATTATTAGAAGCGCTTAAAACATATGGACATAGTATAGATTTTGAGGAAGTAATATTTGAAGGGTATGTCGTGTGCAATGCTGATAGCAAAGTGGCAAAACATACCAAAGCAAATACAGATTTAACAACAGAAGATTTAGAAGCATATGCCCAAATGGTCAATCATATGTATCGATTACCGGTTATGTATATAGAGTATAGTGGCATTTATGGCGACGTATCAAAGGTTCAAGCTGTCTCAGAACATCTAACAGAAACGCAACTTTTTTATGGTGGCGGTATTTCCTCAGAACAACAAGCGACAGAGATGGCAGCTATTGCAGATACAATTATCGTCGGTGATATTATTTATAAAGATATTAAAAAAGCTTTAAAAACAGTAAAAATAAAGGAGTCTAGTAAATGA
- the ligA gene encoding NAD-dependent DNA ligase LigA: protein MADLSSRVNELHDLLNQYSYEYYVEDNPSVPDSEYDKLLHELIKIEEEHPEYKTVDSPTVRVGGEAQASFNKVNHDTPMLSLGNAFNEDDLRKFDQRIREQIGNVEYMCELKIDGLAVSLKYVDGYFVQGLTRGDGTTGEDITENLKTIHAIPLKMKEPLNVEVRGEAYMPRRSFLRLNEEKEKNDEQLFANPRNAAAGSLRQLDSKLTAKRKLSVFIYSVNDFTDFNARSQSEALDELDKLGFTTNKNRARVNNIDGVLEYIEKWTSQRESLPYDIDGIVIKVNDLDQQDEMGFTQKSPRWAIAYKFPAEEVVTKLLDIELSIGRTGVVTPTAILEPVKVAGTTVSRASLHNEDLIHDRDIRIGDSVVVKKAGDIIPEVVRSIPERRPEDAVTYHMPTHCPSCGHELVRIEGEVALRCINPKCQAQLVEGLIHFVSRQAMNIDGLGTKIIQQLYQSELIKDVADIFYLTEEDLLPLDRMGQKKVDNLLAAIQQAKDNSLENLLFGLGIRHLGVKASQVLAEKYETIDRLLTVTEAELVEIHDIGDKVAQSVVTYLENEDIRALIQKLKDKHVNMIYKGIKTSDIEGHPEFSGKTIVLTGKLHQMTRNEASKWLASQGAKVTSSVTKNTDVVIAGEDAGSKLTKAQSLGIEIWTEQQFVDKQNELNS from the coding sequence ATGGCTGATTTATCGTCTCGTGTGAACGAGTTACATGATTTATTAAATCAATACAGTTATGAATACTATGTAGAGGATAATCCATCTGTACCAGATAGTGAATATGACAAATTACTTCATGAACTGATTAAAATAGAAGAGGAGCATCCTGAGTATAAGACTGTAGATTCTCCAACAGTTAGAGTTGGCGGTGAAGCCCAAGCCTCTTTCAATAAAGTCAACCATGACACGCCAATGTTAAGTTTAGGGAATGCATTTAATGAGGATGATTTGAGAAAATTCGACCAACGCATACGTGAACAAATTGGCAACGTTGAATATATGTGCGAATTAAAAATTGATGGCTTAGCAGTATCATTGAAATATGTTGATGGATACTTCGTTCAAGGTTTAACACGTGGTGATGGAACAACAGGTGAAGATATTACCGAAAATTTAAAAACAATTCATGCGATACCTTTGAAAATGAAAGAACCATTAAATGTAGAAGTTCGTGGTGAAGCATATATGCCGAGACGTTCATTTTTACGATTAAATGAAGAAAAAGAAAAAAATGATGAGCAGTTATTTGCAAATCCAAGAAACGCTGCTGCGGGATCATTAAGACAGTTAGATTCTAAATTAACGGCAAAACGAAAGCTAAGCGTATTTATATATAGTGTCAATGATTTCACTGATTTCAATGCGCGTTCGCAAAGTGAAGCATTAGATGAGTTAGATAAATTAGGTTTTACAACGAATAAAAATAGAGCGCGTGTAAATAATATCGATGGTGTTTTAGAGTATATTGAAAAATGGACAAGCCAAAGAGAGTCATTACCTTATGATATTGATGGGATTGTTATTAAGGTTAATGATTTAGATCAACAGGATGAGATGGGATTCACACAAAAATCTCCTAGATGGGCCATTGCTTATAAATTTCCAGCTGAGGAAGTAGTAACTAAATTATTAGATATTGAATTAAGTATTGGACGAACAGGTGTAGTCACACCTACTGCTATTTTAGAACCAGTAAAAGTAGCTGGTACAACTGTATCAAGAGCATCTTTGCACAATGAGGATTTAATTCATGACAGAGATATTCGAATTGGTGATAGTGTTGTAGTGAAAAAAGCAGGTGACATCATACCTGAAGTTGTACGTAGTATTCCAGAACGTAGACCTGAGGATGCTGTCACATATCATATGCCAACCCATTGTCCAAGTTGTGGACATGAATTAGTACGTATTGAAGGCGAAGTAGCACTTCGTTGCATTAATCCAAAATGCCAAGCACAACTTGTTGAAGGATTGATTCACTTTGTATCAAGACAAGCCATGAATATTGATGGTTTAGGCACTAAAATTATTCAACAGCTTTATCAAAGCGAATTAATTAAAGATGTTGCTGATATTTTCTATTTAACAGAAGAAGATTTATTACCTTTAGACAGAATGGGGCAGAAAAAAGTTGATAATTTATTAGCTGCCATTCAACAAGCTAAGGACAACTCTTTAGAAAATTTATTATTTGGTCTAGGTATTAGGCATTTAGGTGTTAAAGCGAGCCAAGTGTTAGCAGAAAAATATGAAACGATAGATCGATTACTAACGGTAACTGAAGCGGAATTAGTAGAAATTCATGATATAGGTGATAAAGTAGCACAATCTGTAGTTACTTATTTAGAAAATGAAGATATTCGTGCTTTAATTCAAAAATTAAAAGATAAACATGTTAATATGATTTATAAAGGTATCAAAACATCAGATATTGAAGGACATCCTGAATTTAGTGGTAAAACGATAGTACTGACTGGTAAGCTACATCAAATGACACGCAATGAAGCATCTAAATGGCTTGCATCACAAGGTGCTAAAGTTACAAGTAGCGTTACTAAAAATACAGATGTCGTTATTGCTGGTGAAGATGCAGGTTCAAAATTAACAAAAGCACAAAGTTTAGGTATTGAAATTTGGACAGAGCAACAATTTGTAGATAAGCAAAATGAATTAAATAGTTAG